In Palleronia sp. LCG004, a single window of DNA contains:
- a CDS encoding shikimate kinase, whose amino-acid sequence MSLHLSKTVALVGMMGAGKTAVGTALAERLGVQFVDSDAEIVAASSLSIAEIFERHGEAYFRSKEAQVLRRLLDGPGKILSTGGGAFLSPENRAAIATYGVAVWLRADVDLLWSRVRHKSSRPLLRTADPLGTLREINEQRAPSYAEAGMIVDSDAGLSVAQMAAKVEGVLKTRDDLWTGGAEE is encoded by the coding sequence TTGAGCCTGCACTTGTCGAAGACTGTGGCCCTCGTAGGGATGATGGGGGCGGGAAAGACCGCCGTCGGCACGGCTTTGGCCGAACGGCTGGGCGTGCAGTTCGTCGATTCGGATGCCGAGATCGTCGCCGCATCGAGCCTCAGCATAGCCGAGATTTTCGAGCGGCATGGAGAGGCCTATTTTCGTAGCAAGGAGGCTCAGGTCCTTCGCCGGCTGCTGGATGGGCCTGGAAAGATCCTGTCGACCGGTGGGGGAGCATTCCTGTCGCCCGAGAATCGCGCGGCGATCGCGACTTACGGTGTCGCAGTCTGGTTACGCGCGGATGTCGATCTGCTGTGGTCGCGCGTGCGGCACAAGAGCAGTCGGCCGCTTCTCCGCACGGCCGATCCGCTCGGTACGTTGCGCGAGATCAACGAGCAGCGCGCGCCGTCTTACGCCGAAGCCGGGATGATCGTCGATTCCGATGCCGGTCTCAGCGTCGCGCAAATGGCGGCGAAGGTCGAAGGCGTTCTGAAGACGCGTGACGATCTCTGGACCGGAGGAGCCGAAGAATGA
- the aroB gene encoding 3-dehydroquinate synthase, with the protein MNDVVRVDLGSRSYDVRIAPGLLGRAGEMIAPILSRQRVAVVTDSNVAASHLDALRAGLDGIEIRSLELPPGEGTKSWTELQRTVEWLLAERVERRDVVVALGGGVIGDLAGFASAILRRGVRFVQIPTSLLAQVDSSVGGKTGINAAAGKNLIGAFHQPALVLADTNVLSTLEVRDFLAGYGEVVKYGLLGDANFFHWLETNGPKLAAGDVDLRTEAVRRSVLMKAGIVARDETEQGERALLNLGHTFCHALESATGYSDRLLHGEGVAIGSALAFELSARMGLCAQEDPSRVRAHLSDMGMKRSIADIPGDLPNADALIDLMAQDKKVVSGKLRLILARGIGEAFVADEVPHDLLRGVLSDALARRI; encoded by the coding sequence ATGAACGATGTCGTAAGAGTCGATCTTGGATCAAGGTCCTACGACGTGCGGATCGCGCCGGGACTGCTTGGTCGGGCAGGGGAGATGATCGCGCCGATCCTGTCGCGGCAGCGCGTGGCAGTCGTAACCGATAGCAACGTAGCGGCGTCGCATCTTGATGCTTTGCGCGCGGGTCTTGATGGCATCGAGATCAGGTCGCTCGAACTTCCGCCGGGCGAAGGCACGAAATCATGGACCGAACTTCAGCGCACTGTCGAGTGGCTGCTCGCAGAGCGGGTCGAACGTCGGGACGTCGTCGTGGCTTTGGGCGGGGGGGTCATCGGTGATCTGGCGGGCTTCGCATCCGCGATTCTCAGGCGCGGGGTGCGTTTCGTCCAGATCCCGACCTCGCTTCTCGCGCAGGTAGACAGCTCCGTGGGCGGCAAGACGGGGATCAACGCCGCCGCGGGCAAGAACCTCATAGGTGCTTTTCATCAGCCGGCACTCGTTCTGGCCGATACCAACGTGCTCTCGACGCTTGAGGTTCGCGACTTTCTCGCCGGCTATGGCGAGGTTGTGAAGTACGGCCTCCTCGGCGATGCAAACTTTTTTCACTGGCTTGAAACCAATGGCCCGAAGCTCGCTGCGGGCGATGTCGATCTCAGGACGGAGGCGGTGCGCCGTTCGGTGCTTATGAAAGCCGGAATTGTCGCCCGCGACGAAACGGAACAGGGAGAGCGCGCGCTGCTCAATCTCGGACATACGTTCTGTCACGCTCTGGAATCGGCGACGGGGTATTCCGACAGGCTTCTCCACGGGGAAGGGGTGGCTATCGGCTCGGCGCTGGCTTTCGAGCTTTCCGCACGGATGGGGCTTTGCGCCCAAGAGGATCCGAGCCGGGTTCGCGCACATCTGAGCGATATGGGAATGAAGCGATCTATCGCCGACATTCCGGGAGACCTGCCGAATGCGGACGCACTGATCGATCTCATGGCACAGGATAAGAAGGTCGTAAGCGGGAAGTTGCGTCTGATCCTCGCCCGCGGGATTGGGGAGGCCTTCGTCGCCGACGAGGTTCCGCACGACCTGCTCAGGGGCGTCCTTTCCGACGCGCTGGCGCGGCGGATATGA
- the ssb gene encoding single-stranded DNA-binding protein, with amino-acid sequence MAGSVNKVILIGNLGRDPETRSFSNGGKVCNLRIATSETWKDRNTGERRERTEWHSVAIFSEPLARVAEQYLKKGSKVYIEGQLETRKWQDQSGQDRYSTEVVLRPYRSELTMLDGRDGGGSGGGGGYPDDRDGGYGGGGGGQRGGGGGRYDGPPASDMDDEIPF; translated from the coding sequence ATGGCGGGTTCGGTGAACAAGGTCATCCTGATCGGCAATCTGGGACGCGACCCCGAGACGCGGAGCTTTTCCAATGGCGGAAAGGTCTGCAACTTGCGGATCGCGACGTCGGAAACCTGGAAGGACCGCAATACCGGCGAACGACGCGAGCGCACCGAATGGCATTCCGTCGCGATCTTCTCCGAACCTCTCGCGCGCGTTGCGGAACAGTACCTGAAGAAGGGCTCGAAGGTCTATATCGAGGGCCAGCTCGAAACGCGCAAATGGCAAGACCAGTCCGGCCAGGATCGCTATTCGACCGAAGTCGTCCTCCGTCCCTATCGCAGCGAACTCACCATGCTTGATGGTCGCGATGGCGGTGGATCGGGTGGCGGTGGCGGCTATCCCGACGATCGTGATGGTGGTTACGGAGGCGGCGGTGGCGGCCAGCGCGGTGGAGGCGGTGGTCGCTACGACGGCCCACCGGCGAGCGACATGGACGACGAGATCCCGTTCTGA
- a CDS encoding lytic transglycosylase domain-containing protein — protein sequence MKTIGLVLAAAFCVPGIAGADSLTVGTKGRSALFSSQLDVLDNRASRQYEGSARLRPQVAKVPTRLPGGGSVEPFTGSYRGEYLSAARNAARRHAIPEDLFLRLVQQESGWNPSAVSVKGALGLAQLMPGTARLMRVDPNVPEQNLDGGARYLRLQYERFGDWRLALAAYNAGPGAVEKHNGIPPYAETVAYVRIILGS from the coding sequence ATGAAAACGATCGGATTGGTGCTCGCCGCCGCATTCTGCGTTCCCGGCATCGCGGGGGCGGACAGTCTGACGGTCGGTACGAAAGGGCGAAGCGCGCTTTTCAGCAGCCAGCTCGACGTTCTCGATAACCGCGCGTCGCGTCAGTACGAGGGTTCGGCCCGGCTGCGACCGCAAGTCGCCAAGGTGCCGACCCGACTGCCGGGTGGCGGATCGGTCGAGCCATTCACCGGGAGTTATCGTGGCGAATATCTCTCGGCAGCACGGAATGCGGCGCGACGTCATGCAATCCCCGAGGATTTGTTCCTGCGCCTCGTGCAGCAGGAGTCGGGCTGGAACCCCTCGGCGGTTTCGGTAAAGGGCGCGCTCGGTCTGGCCCAACTCATGCCGGGCACCGCGCGGCTCATGCGGGTCGATCCGAACGTACCGGAGCAGAACCTCGACGGCGGTGCGAGATATCTTCGCCTGCAATACGAGCGCTTCGGCGATTGGCGTCTCGCGCTTGCCGCGTACAATGCGGGCCCCGGCGCGGTCGAGAAGCACAATGGCATCCCGCCCTACGCCGAGACGGTTGCTTACGTCCGGATCATCCTGGGGTCCTAG
- a CDS encoding DUF1206 domain-containing protein codes for MSTKSDFGWAIPIMRAGYAGRALVYLVVAGFSLWAVSRGGEAQGTTSAFKSLESTAGGNVVLVAIFLGMVSYAVWRIIDSIFDLEDYGTDGEGMVARAGMIVTGLIHLGIGFAAVTLIFAGGGGEGDQSAISKGVTTVLGWPGGRWIVGAVGLITIGSALYYLKKAWKREYRKVLMGNPVTRNFDPALRGGVASQGFVVGVIGCLIVYAAVTFSGDQAGGMGEAFDWLRGQPYGRVLVGLLCAGLLGFALFCAVNAAYRIVPKARQESIDSLASRMTEKAKSV; via the coding sequence ATGAGCACGAAGTCAGATTTCGGCTGGGCAATTCCAATCATGCGCGCGGGATATGCCGGTCGCGCCCTCGTCTATCTCGTCGTCGCGGGGTTCTCGCTCTGGGCGGTGTCACGCGGCGGCGAGGCACAGGGCACGACATCCGCTTTCAAATCCCTCGAATCGACGGCAGGCGGAAATGTCGTCCTCGTGGCGATCTTTCTCGGAATGGTAAGCTACGCCGTCTGGCGCATCATCGATTCGATCTTTGATCTGGAAGATTACGGAACCGACGGCGAAGGCATGGTTGCCCGGGCAGGCATGATCGTCACTGGTCTCATCCACCTCGGCATCGGCTTTGCGGCGGTCACGCTCATCTTCGCGGGTGGCGGCGGTGAAGGCGATCAATCGGCAATCTCAAAGGGTGTAACCACGGTGCTCGGTTGGCCCGGCGGACGCTGGATCGTCGGGGCGGTGGGGCTGATCACGATCGGGTCCGCGCTCTATTACCTCAAGAAAGCGTGGAAGCGCGAGTACCGCAAGGTCCTCATGGGCAACCCCGTGACGCGCAATTTCGACCCGGCCCTGCGCGGCGGCGTCGCGTCGCAGGGCTTTGTCGTAGGCGTCATCGGATGTCTGATCGTCTATGCCGCGGTTACCTTCTCTGGTGATCAAGCCGGGGGCATGGGGGAAGCGTTCGACTGGCTTCGTGGGCAGCCCTATGGCCGCGTGCTTGTCGGACTGCTCTGCGCCGGGCTTCTGGGCTTCGCGCTTTTCTGCGCGGTCAATGCCGCTTACCGCATCGTCCCGAAAGCGCGGCAGGAAAGCATAGACAGCCTCGCCTCGCGGATGACCGAAAAGGCGAAAAGCGTCTAG
- the miaA gene encoding tRNA (adenosine(37)-N6)-dimethylallyltransferase MiaA: protein MTERVPMRREEVVKLTGDDRPVLIAGPTASGKSALALTIAERHGGVVVNADALQVHDRWRILTARPDDADLARAPHALYGHVSVDQSYSAGHWLRDVAEIRARGKRPIFVGGTGLYLSALTGGLADIPPIPHEIRIEAEQLLTRSGIARLLADLDRKTLERIDRANPARVQRAWEVLRATGRGLASWQDETPAPQIAPDDAMKVVLEMPPAVLEPRIVKRFDGMLESGALEEARANLATYDPSRPADRAIGAPELVAHLEGEIPLEAAREQAIIATRKYAKRQRTWFRKRMRDWVQIPPPEE from the coding sequence ATGACGGAAAGGGTACCGATGCGGCGCGAAGAGGTCGTGAAGCTGACCGGCGACGACCGGCCCGTCCTGATTGCGGGGCCGACCGCCTCGGGGAAATCGGCTCTCGCCCTTACCATCGCCGAGCGGCATGGCGGGGTCGTGGTCAATGCAGACGCGCTGCAGGTCCATGATCGTTGGCGGATCCTGACGGCACGCCCGGACGACGCGGATCTGGCGCGGGCACCCCACGCGCTCTACGGACACGTCTCCGTGGATCAATCTTATTCGGCGGGGCACTGGCTTCGCGATGTGGCGGAAATCCGCGCGCGGGGTAAGCGGCCGATCTTCGTCGGCGGCACCGGGCTTTATCTCAGCGCCCTGACGGGGGGGCTGGCCGACATCCCCCCCATCCCCCACGAAATTCGTATCGAAGCCGAGCAGCTTCTGACCCGGTCGGGAATCGCCCGCCTTCTGGCGGATCTGGATCGCAAGACGCTCGAACGGATCGACCGTGCCAATCCCGCACGGGTACAGCGCGCCTGGGAGGTCCTCAGGGCGACCGGGCGCGGTCTCGCCTCGTGGCAAGACGAGACACCTGCCCCTCAGATTGCACCGGACGATGCGATGAAAGTCGTGCTCGAGATGCCACCAGCGGTTCTAGAGCCCCGGATCGTGAAACGGTTCGACGGCATGCTCGAAAGCGGTGCCCTGGAAGAGGCGCGCGCGAACCTCGCGACATACGATCCATCACGTCCGGCCGATCGGGCGATCGGTGCGCCGGAACTCGTGGCCCATCTCGAAGGAGAGATCCCGTTAGAAGCGGCACGGGAGCAAGCCATCATCGCGACGCGAAAATACGCCAAGCGACAGCGCACCTGGTTCCGAAAGCGCATGCGCGATTGGGTTCAGATACCTCCGCCGGAGGAATGA
- the pyrH gene encoding UMP kinase, which translates to MAEDGGKRTYDRVLLKISGEALMGDQSFGLHPPTVQRVAREVESVRDLGVEICMVIGGGNIFRGLQGSAQGMERTTADYMGMLATVMNALAMQSALEELGIHTRVISAITMNEVAEPYIRRRAVRHLEKKRVCIFAAGTGNPYFTTDTAATLRASEMNCQAIFKGTKVDGVYDKDPIKHADAVRYDRVSYDEVLQKHLGVMDASAIALARDNDLPIVVFSLDEPGGFRGILAGQGTFTHVGS; encoded by the coding sequence ATGGCCGAGGATGGTGGCAAGCGGACCTATGACAGGGTCCTCCTGAAGATTTCCGGCGAGGCGCTGATGGGGGACCAGTCCTTCGGCCTGCACCCTCCGACCGTGCAACGCGTCGCACGTGAGGTCGAGTCGGTGCGCGACCTCGGTGTAGAGATCTGCATGGTGATCGGTGGCGGCAACATCTTCCGCGGCCTTCAGGGGAGTGCCCAGGGCATGGAGCGGACGACCGCCGATTACATGGGGATGCTCGCCACGGTGATGAACGCGCTCGCCATGCAATCGGCGCTCGAAGAGCTCGGCATCCACACGCGCGTGATTTCGGCCATCACCATGAACGAGGTGGCCGAGCCCTACATCCGCCGCCGCGCCGTCAGGCATCTCGAGAAAAAGCGTGTTTGTATCTTCGCCGCCGGAACCGGCAATCCCTACTTTACGACAGATACCGCTGCGACGCTGCGGGCTTCGGAGATGAACTGCCAGGCGATCTTCAAGGGGACCAAGGTCGACGGCGTCTACGACAAGGACCCGATCAAGCACGCCGATGCGGTCCGCTACGACCGGGTGAGTTATGACGAGGTGCTGCAGAAGCATCTGGGTGTCATGGATGCCTCCGCGATCGCGCTTGCGCGCGACAACGATCTGCCCATCGTCGTCTTCTCGCTGGACGAGCCGGGCGGGTTCCGTGGCATTCTCGCCGGTCAAGGCACGTTCACGCATGTGGGAAGCTGA
- the frr gene encoding ribosome recycling factor, which yields MADEFLLDTDDLQRRMDGAMTNLRTEFASLRTGRASASMLEPVMVDAYGQPTPINQVGTVNVPEPRMVTINVWDKSMVGKVEKAIRESGLGINPQMNGTIIMLPIPELNEERRRELTKVAGQYAENARVSIRNVRRDGMDQIKKAKNDGMSEDDQKLWETEVQDMTNAYIKKIDEALEAKQSEIMQV from the coding sequence ATGGCAGACGAGTTCCTCCTCGACACTGACGATCTTCAACGCCGGATGGACGGCGCGATGACCAATCTCAGGACGGAATTCGCGTCTTTGAGAACCGGACGCGCATCTGCCTCCATGCTCGAGCCCGTGATGGTCGACGCCTACGGACAGCCCACGCCGATCAATCAGGTCGGCACGGTGAATGTCCCCGAGCCGCGCATGGTCACGATCAACGTCTGGGACAAGTCCATGGTGGGCAAGGTCGAGAAGGCGATCCGTGAATCAGGGCTCGGTATCAACCCGCAGATGAACGGCACGATCATCATGCTGCCGATCCCGGAGCTGAACGAGGAACGCCGCCGCGAGCTCACCAAGGTTGCAGGCCAGTATGCCGAGAACGCCCGCGTGAGCATCCGCAACGTGCGCCGCGACGGTATGGACCAGATCAAGAAAGCCAAGAACGATGGCATGTCCGAGGATGACCAGAAGCTCTGGGAGACCGAGGTTCAGGACATGACCAACGCATACATCAAGAAGATCGACGAGGCGCTCGAAGCCAAGCAATCCGAGATCATGCAGGTCTGA
- the uppS gene encoding polyprenyl diphosphate synthase has product MAADDQIARAPHHVACIMDGNGRWAAGRGRPRLFGHHAGARRVKEIVRACPDLGVRYLTIFAFSTENWKRTQSEVSGLMKLFRRYIQREARDLLAEGVRVRFIGDRVRLDEKLVRLMDELELLTSRNDKVHLTIALNYGGRDEIGRATKRLAQEIADGKLSAHEVDETTLARFLDTHVLPDPDLVIRTSGEARISNFLLWQSAYAEYEFIDTLWPDFTREEFSKVLRAYGARDRRFGAVPA; this is encoded by the coding sequence ATGGCCGCAGACGATCAGATCGCACGGGCACCGCATCACGTGGCCTGCATCATGGATGGCAACGGCCGCTGGGCGGCGGGACGTGGTCGGCCGCGGCTCTTCGGTCACCATGCCGGTGCGCGCCGTGTGAAGGAGATCGTGCGTGCCTGTCCGGATCTGGGTGTGCGGTATCTGACGATCTTCGCCTTCTCGACCGAGAACTGGAAGCGGACGCAGTCCGAGGTTTCGGGCCTGATGAAGCTCTTCCGGCGCTACATTCAGCGCGAAGCCCGGGATCTTCTGGCCGAGGGCGTCCGTGTGCGTTTCATCGGCGACCGGGTTCGTCTCGACGAAAAGCTCGTGCGTCTCATGGACGAGCTTGAGCTCCTGACGAGCAGGAACGACAAGGTACACCTCACGATCGCTTTGAATTACGGCGGTCGTGACGAAATCGGTCGCGCGACCAAGCGGCTCGCGCAGGAAATTGCGGACGGAAAGCTTTCGGCCCATGAGGTCGACGAGACGACGCTTGCGCGGTTTCTCGACACCCACGTATTGCCGGATCCCGATCTCGTCATCCGGACGTCGGGCGAGGCGAGGATCTCCAACTTTCTGCTCTGGCAATCCGCCTACGCGGAATACGAATTCATCGATACGCTCTGGCCGGACTTCACCCGCGAGGAATTCTCGAAGGTGCTGCGTGCCTATGGCGCACGCGACAGGCGTTTCGGGGCAGTCCCGGCATGA
- a CDS encoding phosphatidate cytidylyltransferase: protein MSASSRWADLGPRLGIGFIIAVIGLACVWAGGAVFLILTVLISACMIWELVRMLDRSAPAVPLAVGSGGALLVAGLLPAGYALPLLIAPVFVGFSQMSQHRATYSVFALMIVLAGFGMFILREQFGFAWMLWLALVVMATDIMGYFAGRFIGGPRFWPRVSPKKTWSGTIAGWIGAAIVGAIFVHFTTSTYELVGISVAISMASQLGDIAESAVKRRMGVKDSSNLLPGHGGLFDRFDGMLGGVVFLLLVEQLIDFPPGVVIGL, encoded by the coding sequence ATGAGTGCATCCTCTCGCTGGGCCGATCTCGGACCGCGGCTGGGGATCGGTTTCATCATCGCCGTCATCGGGCTCGCCTGTGTCTGGGCGGGTGGTGCGGTCTTCCTGATCCTGACGGTCCTGATCAGCGCCTGCATGATCTGGGAACTGGTGAGGATGCTCGATCGGTCCGCGCCGGCGGTCCCCCTTGCCGTAGGCAGCGGTGGTGCTCTGCTCGTCGCGGGACTCTTGCCGGCGGGATATGCCCTGCCGCTACTGATCGCGCCGGTCTTTGTCGGATTCTCGCAGATGTCGCAGCATCGCGCGACCTATTCGGTCTTCGCGCTGATGATCGTTCTTGCGGGCTTCGGGATGTTCATCCTTCGCGAGCAGTTCGGGTTCGCCTGGATGCTCTGGCTTGCGCTCGTGGTAATGGCGACCGACATCATGGGATATTTTGCGGGCCGCTTCATCGGCGGGCCGCGCTTCTGGCCGCGCGTCAGTCCCAAGAAGACCTGGTCCGGGACGATCGCAGGCTGGATCGGTGCCGCGATCGTGGGCGCCATTTTCGTTCATTTCACCACGTCGACATACGAGCTCGTCGGAATTTCCGTCGCGATCTCGATGGCTTCGCAACTCGGCGACATAGCCGAGTCCGCGGTCAAGCGTCGCATGGGCGTGAAGGACAGCTCGAACCTGCTTCCCGGACACGGGGGGCTCTTCGACCGGTTCGACGGAATGCTCGGGGGCGTGGTCTTCCTGCTCCTCGTGGAACAGCTCATCGATTTCCCCCCGGGCGTCGTGATCGGCCTCTGA
- the dxr gene encoding 1-deoxy-D-xylulose-5-phosphate reductoisomerase — translation MRRISVFGATGSIGVNTLDLIARRPDAFDVVALSGGRNVALLAELAIRHRAEIAVTAFEECLPNLRDALSGTGIETAAGSDAVTEAAGRPADWTMSAIVGAAGLPPGLKALEQGGTLALANKESLVCAGPLMLETARRHGSTILPVDSEHSAVFQALLGEDIAKVERVIITASGGAFRDWSIERMARATPEEAASHPNWDMGQRITIDSASMFNKALELIETHEYFGITPDRIEALFHPESMIHAMVGFCDGGLMAHIGPADMRHAIGFALNHPHREPLPVERLDFAKLGQFTFRAPDEVKYPALRLAREVMQAGGHNGAVFNAAKEAALDAFIDRRIGFPQMAEAVEKVLVKLSSSHLGKGAMTLDTVLDADARARVAAAEIIAAL, via the coding sequence ATGCGTCGAATATCTGTCTTCGGGGCGACCGGCTCGATCGGTGTCAACACGCTCGATCTGATCGCACGGCGGCCGGACGCGTTCGACGTGGTGGCTCTGAGCGGCGGGCGCAATGTCGCATTGCTGGCCGAACTGGCCATCCGCCATCGTGCCGAGATCGCCGTCACCGCTTTCGAGGAATGCCTGCCGAACTTGCGCGACGCCTTGTCGGGTACCGGTATCGAAACTGCCGCGGGCTCTGATGCCGTAACCGAGGCAGCCGGTCGTCCCGCCGACTGGACCATGTCTGCGATCGTGGGTGCGGCCGGCCTGCCGCCGGGGCTAAAGGCGCTGGAGCAGGGCGGAACCCTTGCGCTCGCCAACAAGGAATCGCTCGTCTGCGCCGGTCCGCTGATGCTCGAGACCGCGCGGCGGCACGGTTCCACGATCCTGCCGGTGGACAGCGAACATTCCGCAGTCTTTCAAGCCCTTCTGGGCGAAGATATCGCCAAAGTCGAGCGCGTCATCATTACGGCATCGGGCGGTGCCTTCCGGGACTGGAGCATCGAGCGCATGGCGCGGGCCACTCCGGAGGAGGCGGCGAGTCATCCGAACTGGGATATGGGTCAAAGGATCACGATCGACTCGGCATCCATGTTCAACAAGGCGCTGGAACTCATTGAGACGCATGAATATTTTGGGATCACGCCTGACAGGATCGAGGCGCTTTTCCACCCGGAATCCATGATCCATGCCATGGTCGGTTTCTGCGACGGCGGCCTGATGGCCCATATCGGTCCTGCCGACATGCGTCATGCGATCGGGTTCGCGCTCAATCATCCGCATCGCGAGCCGCTCCCGGTCGAAAGGCTCGATTTCGCGAAACTCGGTCAGTTTACATTCCGGGCTCCCGACGAGGTGAAGTACCCGGCCCTCCGCCTTGCCCGCGAAGTGATGCAGGCGGGCGGACATAACGGTGCGGTCTTCAATGCGGCCAAGGAAGCTGCACTCGACGCCTTCATCGATCGGCGGATCGGTTTTCCGCAAATGGCCGAAGCGGTCGAGAAGGTGTTGGTCAAACTCTCGTCATCCCACCTTGGAAAAGGTGCGATGACGTTGGATACCGTGCTCGACGCCGATGCGAGGGCGCGCGTAGCCGCCGCAGAGATTATCGCCGCGCTCTGA
- the rseP gene encoding RIP metalloprotease RseP, translating to MDIIGLIPNFGSALYTVLAFVVALSVIVAIHEYGHYIVGRWCGIHADVFSLGFGPVLFRGTDRHGTQWQIAALPLGGYVKFAGDADAASVGRSADTPGLDAEARRRTMHGAPLWARAATVAAGPLFNFALSIIVFSAVLLVRGVATDPLVIDEVRALPMAEQGLLPGDRLVAIAGRETPELDGLGAFIETLPMEPVLDYTVTRDGTTAEVAGAYPEPPVVGSVTPQSAAMEAGIRRGDVITAIDGRDVFAFSQLRDIVGDSDGRTLDLTIWRPDDTGQGETMSLNLSPKRVDLPLPEGGFETRWLIGITGGLYFSPETTTPSPLAAVTYGVEQTGFIIRSSLSGLYNMAVGAISSCNLRGPIGIAQTSGAAASQGAASFIWFIAVLSTAVGLLNLFPIPVLDGGHLVFHAYEAVRGKPPGDWVMNVLMAMGLALLGTLMVFAIFNDLFCP from the coding sequence TTGGACATCATCGGTCTCATTCCGAATTTCGGATCGGCTCTCTACACCGTGCTGGCTTTCGTCGTTGCGTTGAGTGTCATCGTCGCGATCCACGAATACGGGCATTACATCGTCGGCAGATGGTGCGGAATTCACGCCGATGTCTTCTCGCTGGGCTTCGGCCCGGTTCTTTTCCGAGGGACCGACAGACACGGCACCCAGTGGCAGATCGCCGCGCTTCCGCTCGGCGGCTACGTCAAGTTCGCGGGGGATGCCGATGCGGCAAGCGTCGGCCGCTCCGCCGACACGCCCGGTCTCGACGCGGAAGCCCGGCGCAGGACGATGCACGGTGCCCCGCTTTGGGCAAGAGCGGCAACGGTTGCGGCGGGTCCGCTCTTCAATTTCGCGCTTTCGATCATCGTTTTCTCGGCAGTCCTTCTGGTCCGGGGCGTCGCGACGGATCCGCTCGTCATCGACGAAGTGAGGGCTCTGCCGATGGCCGAACAGGGGCTGCTGCCGGGTGACCGGCTGGTTGCCATTGCGGGCCGCGAGACACCGGAGCTCGATGGCCTCGGGGCATTCATCGAAACCCTGCCGATGGAGCCGGTGCTCGATTACACCGTCACGCGTGACGGGACCACGGCCGAGGTCGCCGGTGCATACCCGGAACCACCGGTCGTCGGCAGCGTGACGCCCCAATCCGCAGCAATGGAGGCCGGCATTCGTCGTGGCGACGTCATCACCGCGATCGACGGACGCGATGTCTTTGCCTTCTCGCAGCTACGCGACATCGTGGGTGACAGCGACGGCCGGACGCTCGACCTGACGATCTGGCGGCCCGATGACACGGGGCAGGGCGAAACGATGTCGTTGAACCTCAGCCCCAAACGCGTCGACCTTCCGCTGCCGGAAGGCGGGTTCGAGACACGGTGGCTGATCGGGATCACGGGCGGGCTCTATTTCTCGCCCGAGACGACGACGCCCAGTCCGCTGGCCGCGGTCACCTATGGTGTCGAGCAGACCGGCTTCATCATCCGCTCGTCGCTTTCCGGTCTATATAACATGGCCGTGGGCGCGATCAGCAGCTGCAACCTGCGCGGTCCCATCGGCATCGCCCAGACCAGTGGAGCGGCCGCAAGTCAGGGTGCCGCAAGTTTCATCTGGTTCATCGCGGTTCTCAGCACCGCCGTGGGCCTGCTGAACCTCTTTCCGATCCCGGTGCTCGACGGCGGGCATCTCGTCTTCCATGCCTACGAGGCGGTCCGTGGCAAGCCGCCGGGCGATTGGGTGATGAACGTTCTGATGGCGATGGGCCTTGCGCTTCTCGGTACGCTGATGGTCTTTGCGATCTTCAACGATCTGTTCTGCCCGTGA